In one Xyrauchen texanus isolate HMW12.3.18 chromosome 18, RBS_HiC_50CHRs, whole genome shotgun sequence genomic region, the following are encoded:
- the LOC127658667 gene encoding TRAF family member-associated NF-kappa-B activator-like isoform X2, protein MDRNISEQLNKAFEAYRNASIEKDNARKELQHKTEQYQRQSQQLERKIEEQAKTITHLTAQLSLLQKHASEEMKLGESAYRKQEVETLSPSDNHSDNKSSSHRTNPFLINGPTENSGMLPTAISAACGIKSEDVLDALREIQGTFQRIQTLARRQKDHLKRIHKGNETANEQFSMPIQCTDDTAEQAEVPFSVPLKPEVDNTLSSKSLASRGAVPDDGLIDSLRILSLKFPPDTDPEYDFLNSTPDKRLDLSLHRPDLEDHVDTLREESYSSEPTPTPIPSTHSSASSAAHENVRGPQQLFWTPDLPDTSSQASVTDVQQMSSNQKCAFCKDDVSPTHMYSHLNSHFQNKAGD, encoded by the exons ATGGACAGAAACATCAGTGAGCAGCTCAACAAAGCCTTCGAAGCGTACCGCAATGCATCTATTGAGAAAGACAATGCCAGAAAGGAACTTCAGCACAAG ACAGAGCAGTATCAACGGCAAAGTCAGCAGCTGGAGAGAAAGATAGAGGAGCAAGCAAAGACCATCACACATCTGACAGCTCAGCTCAGTTTACTTCAAAAACATGCATCAG aggagATGAAACTTggtgagtctgcatacagaaaacAGGAAGTAGAGACCTTGTCACCTAGCGATAATCACTCCGACAACAAGTCCAGTTCCCACAGGACTAACCCTTTCCTG ATAAACGGACCCACAGAGAATTCCGGGATGCTTCCCACCGCGATTTCTGCCGCTTGTGGAATAAAGAG TGAAGATGTTCTGGATGCTCTGCGGGAAATCCAGGGGACTTTCCAGAGGATTCAAACCTTAGCGAGACGGCAGAAAGATCACCTGAAGAGAATACACAAAGGAAACGAAACCGCTAATG AACAGTTTTCAATGCCCATCCAATGCACAGACGACACAGCGGAACAGGCTGAGGTGCCCTTTTCCGTACCACTAAAGCCAGAAGTTGACAACACGTTATCCTCCAAATCTCTTGCATCACGTGGCGCTGTTCCAGATGATGGCCTTATCGATTCGCTAAGAATCCTGAGTCTCAAGTTTCCCCCGGATACAGACCCCGAATACGACTTTCTGAACAGTACACCAGATAAACGATTGGACCTGTCCCTGCACAGGCCCGACCTCGAAGACCACGTAGACACGTTGAGGGAGGAGTCTTATTCATCAgaacccacccccacccccattcCATCCACTCACTCATCCGCGTCTTCTGCAGCGCACGAAAATGTACGAGGACCCCAGCAG CTTTTTTGGACCCCAGACCTCCCGGACACGTCGTCCCAGGCGTCAGTGACAGACGTGCAGCAGATGAGCAGCAATCAGAAGTGTGCCTTTTGCAAGGATGATGTATCCCCAACTCACATGTATAGCCACCTCAATTCACACTTCCAGAACAAAGCTGGCGATTGA
- the LOC127658667 gene encoding TRAF family member-associated NF-kappa-B activator-like isoform X1, with the protein MCLGCFGVKVRLLARDRPVRNVTEGMDRNISEQLNKAFEAYRNASIEKDNARKELQHKTEQYQRQSQQLERKIEEQAKTITHLTAQLSLLQKHASEEMKLGESAYRKQEVETLSPSDNHSDNKSSSHRTNPFLINGPTENSGMLPTAISAACGIKSEDVLDALREIQGTFQRIQTLARRQKDHLKRIHKGNETANEQFSMPIQCTDDTAEQAEVPFSVPLKPEVDNTLSSKSLASRGAVPDDGLIDSLRILSLKFPPDTDPEYDFLNSTPDKRLDLSLHRPDLEDHVDTLREESYSSEPTPTPIPSTHSSASSAAHENVRGPQQLFWTPDLPDTSSQASVTDVQQMSSNQKCAFCKDDVSPTHMYSHLNSHFQNKAGD; encoded by the exons GGCTCGGGACCGCCCCGTACGGAATGTTACTGAAGGAATGGACAGAAACATCAGTGAGCAGCTCAACAAAGCCTTCGAAGCGTACCGCAATGCATCTATTGAGAAAGACAATGCCAGAAAGGAACTTCAGCACAAG ACAGAGCAGTATCAACGGCAAAGTCAGCAGCTGGAGAGAAAGATAGAGGAGCAAGCAAAGACCATCACACATCTGACAGCTCAGCTCAGTTTACTTCAAAAACATGCATCAG aggagATGAAACTTggtgagtctgcatacagaaaacAGGAAGTAGAGACCTTGTCACCTAGCGATAATCACTCCGACAACAAGTCCAGTTCCCACAGGACTAACCCTTTCCTG ATAAACGGACCCACAGAGAATTCCGGGATGCTTCCCACCGCGATTTCTGCCGCTTGTGGAATAAAGAG TGAAGATGTTCTGGATGCTCTGCGGGAAATCCAGGGGACTTTCCAGAGGATTCAAACCTTAGCGAGACGGCAGAAAGATCACCTGAAGAGAATACACAAAGGAAACGAAACCGCTAATG AACAGTTTTCAATGCCCATCCAATGCACAGACGACACAGCGGAACAGGCTGAGGTGCCCTTTTCCGTACCACTAAAGCCAGAAGTTGACAACACGTTATCCTCCAAATCTCTTGCATCACGTGGCGCTGTTCCAGATGATGGCCTTATCGATTCGCTAAGAATCCTGAGTCTCAAGTTTCCCCCGGATACAGACCCCGAATACGACTTTCTGAACAGTACACCAGATAAACGATTGGACCTGTCCCTGCACAGGCCCGACCTCGAAGACCACGTAGACACGTTGAGGGAGGAGTCTTATTCATCAgaacccacccccacccccattcCATCCACTCACTCATCCGCGTCTTCTGCAGCGCACGAAAATGTACGAGGACCCCAGCAG CTTTTTTGGACCCCAGACCTCCCGGACACGTCGTCCCAGGCGTCAGTGACAGACGTGCAGCAGATGAGCAGCAATCAGAAGTGTGCCTTTTGCAAGGATGATGTATCCCCAACTCACATGTATAGCCACCTCAATTCACACTTCCAGAACAAAGCTGGCGATTGA